CAAAACACCTCCCCCTCAGAACACATATTTCACCTCGGCCCGGCCATAGTTGACGAATCTGGAGCGCAGGTAATCCGTGCGGCCGGTGTAGCGCAGGTAGAGAGTCATGCGCTCGGTCGGCTCCACGCTCGCCCCGGCCGTGGCCTCGTAGCCCGAGCCGCTGGAGGCCAGGCCGAGGATATCGACCAGGGTCACGTCCGAGATGCCCTCCCCTGTCACCCGGAACGCGCTTCCGCCCGCCTCGATCCGTCCCCCGCGACCCAGGAAACGGGTGAGTGTGCCCCCCAGGGCGTAGCGCCCGTACAGGGCGCGGCTGCCTCCCTCCAGGCGGTGACGGGCTGCGTCGGCCTCGAGCCCCACCCGCCAGGCGCCGGTGATATCCCAGGTCAGGCGGTTCTCCAGGCCCAGCGAACGCACGGCCCGCCCCGAGCCGTTGAGGTTGGTGCGCGCGCGGCGGCTCCAGGACGGGGTCGGGTCCCACTGGACATGCCGCGCCAGGGGGATACGCATCTGCAGGCGCAGGGTGCGCTCGCCGCTCTCCTCGAACCCGCTTTCGAACCGGCGGTCGAATCGTGAGTTCCAGAGCAACTCCAGGCGGCTGTACACCTCCGGGTCGGCCCACTGCACGCTCAGGTCGGCGTTGATCAGCGTGCCGCGCATCACCGCCCCGTCCTTGTCCCCCAGCGCCGAGGGCAGCAGGCAGTAGAGCTTCCAGCTTTCGACCGAGGTGTTCTCGCGCTCCAGTTGCACCGTGCTGCCGGCGGTGATGCGCCGGATGTGGGTGGCGGCGGTGTCGACCCAGCCGGTCAGGTCGATATTTTCACGCGAGGTCAGGCTGAGCGTGGCCGCGGCACGGGGGTCGATCCCGCCCACGATCACCTCGCGGCGGTGGGTGCCCTGCTCCTTGCCGACCCAGGTGCCGTCGGCCAGGTACTCCCCCTCGTCCGGGTAGCGCTCGGGCAGATAGCGCACCTGGGAGCGCAGCGAGGAGCCGTGGGATATCTCGTACAGAAGGTGCGACTGAAGCGCCCCGGCGAAACTCCCGGCGAACATCTCCAGCCGCCCGGCGGTGGAGGTGGCGCGTTCCTGGAGGGTGCGGCTGAACCGGCGGCTGCGGTGGCCGAGCCGCCCGCTCAGGCGGAACGAGCCGCGTCCCTGGTAGCTGAAATCGGCCTCCGTGGCCTGGACCGTGCTCTCGCGCCGCCAGTCGGCGGAAGCACCGGACAGGCTGTCCCAGGGAAGATAATCGTTGCCGCGCTGGTAGAAAGTCAGCCCGGTCTCGAAGCGGGGTGAAAAGCGCGCGCTCAGGCGCGGCTTGAGCTCCAGGTGCCCGATCCCGGCCGAGCCCGTGCCGTAGAGGCTGGCCGGGCCGCTCTCGCGCTCGCGCTCCAGGTCGAGGCGGGGCTGGAAAAGGCCAACGGCGGTGCGTAGGGAGAGGTTGTCGCGCAGACGGTGGCCCGAGGAAAGGGAGCTGTCGGCGAGGCTTTCCCCTGCCGGGGCCAGGCGTGTCGAGCTGACATTCAGGCGCTGCCAGGCCGCCTCCAGCTCGCGGGCCGGGCGGAACTCCAGGCCGTACTCGCGGCGCTCGGCCTGCTCGTCGTTGCTACGGCTCAAGCCGCCGTAGCCAGCCGAGAGGGCCAGGCCGCGGGGAAGGTCGAGCCGGGCGCTGGCCGCATGGCTGTTCTCACCCACCCCGGAGCCATCCTCGCCATCCGCCAGGGGACTGAGGTTCCAGGCGCGCTCGAAATCCGGCCCGTAGCGCCGTCCCTGGTACGTGAAGTCTTTCCCAACCCGGCTTTCCTCCCCGCGCAAGGTCAGCCGCACCCCCGGCAGAGCGGCCAGGCCCAGGGTGTCCAGGCTGAGGCCCAGGCTGTGGGCCAGGGCCGCGGGCAGCCCGGCCCCGGAGTAGAGGTTGAGCGAGCGCTTCAGCATCGCGCCCTCGCCGCTCAGGCTCAGATGCGCGGCCGGGTGCAGCTCGAACGCCGCCCCGGCGCGGTCCTGGCGCTGCGGCGGGCTGAACCGTCCCACCGGCTCGAAATTCCCCAACCCCTCACCCACGAACATGTAGCCGCCGGTGGAGCTGTTGAACACGTAGGAGCCGCGCCAGTCGCCGACATCCCGGAACGTGAGCATCCAGTCGCCGCCGCCCGGGCCGGCGTACTCGAACACGGAGCCCGCGCCGCCGTCGCCCCCCCCGCGCAGGTTGTACTCGCCCTTGCCCGGCCCCAGGTAGCGCACGCCCGAGAACTTGAGGCTGTCGGCGCTGACACCCTGGCTTTCCAGCCAGGCCCGCTCCTCGGCGGTGAAATCCTCGCCCAGGGGGCTGGACTCCAGGTCCGACTCGCGGATGAAATAGCCCCGCACCTGGCCCAGCTTGCCGTCAAGCCCGCCGGTCAGGCTGTAGAACGATTTCTTGAACGAGAGGCTGGTGTACTCGTAATCCACCTCGATACGGCTCTCCGCGCCCAGGATATGCCGCTCGGTAAAGTACAGCACGCCCTGGGTGTAGTCGATGGTGTAGTCGGCGCGGGCGCCGCGGGTGAGCCGGTTGCCGTCCAGGTAGACATGCTCCGTGCCCACCAGCACGCGCGCCGGGGCGCCGGTCTTGTCCGTGAGCTGGTAGGGTCCCTGGCTGCCCTCGCGGGCGTTGAACCGCAGGCTGTTGAACGTGCCGCCGCTCAGGGCCGCCGCAGCCGAAACCTCGGCGTCGCCGCGGGTGAGAGTCCCGGCCACCCCATCCAGCTTGCGCTCCACCTGGGCGAAGCGGAAACCGTCCAGCCGGAAATCGTAGTCCCCCAGCTCGACCGAGCCCAGAGGGGAATTGAGCCGCACCGAGACCTCGTCCAGCTCGCGCAGCTCGGTGCTGCGGCCCTCGGCGGTGAGCGGCAGGTCCTGATCGTTGAGACGCAGACTGAGGCTGGTGGTGCGGCTCAGCCGCCCGGCCACCTCCAGGCTGAGGTTCTGGTCCAGGGTGGTCCCGCCCACACCGCCGCCGCCGGCCACGGAGACGCTCTTGGTCCCGCTTATGTCGAACCCCACCAGGCGGAAACCCTCGGCGGCATCGCCGGCTCCAGCCTCGGCCCCGCGCGGCAGGCTGTCCGGGCGGAGCACGGCGGAAAGCTCCAGGGTGTCGGGCGCGAGGTTGTCGCGGCTGGCCGAGCGAAGGCTGTAAGAGGCGGGAAAGGTGAACGGCCAAGTGCGGTAGCGGGCCACGAGCGGGCCGGGAGCGGGCGGAAACAGGAAAGTGAGCCGGCCGCCCACGGCATCCAGACTGTAGAGGCTGTCGGGCAGAAGGCTGTCGCCGCGGAACAGGCGCAGGCTGCCTGGAACGACATAGCGCGCGCCCAGCCTCAGGCTGCTGTCGGCCAGGACCAGGCTGTCGCAGCGCTCGATTGTGCTAACGGTCCCGGCCTGCGCCTGCCCGGCGCTTAGCGCCGTGAGCGGGACAAGAAGCCAGGCTGCGAGGACGAGCGGAATGACGGGGGCCGCCGCCGTGCGCGCAACACTGTGGCCCCTGGGCATCAGTCCGGGCGCTCCTTGGTATCGATCACCAGCCGGGGCGGATTGTCCATCAGGCTGTAGAACCCCGCTCCAGGCACATTGAGGATATCGCGTAAATTATCCCGTAAATCCGTATCCGTCGTGTCGGCGTTGCTCATCCAGCCACTGGCACTCGGCCCGACCACGTACCGCCTGCCGTCACGGGTCAGGATCAGCGGAGCGCCATAGCAAAGTGACAGTCGCACCGGCTCGGCGTGCTCCCCGCTGAGCGCCAGGGCCAGACCTTTCTGCCCGGAAAGGGAGTTGGAGCTGATCCCGCCGCTGCCCGGCCAGAGGAAAAAGACCTGCTTGCCCTCGGCGTCCAGGGCCATGTCCAGCGGCTCGGCGGCCACCTCCGGCCCGCCGGGAGGGAACGAGAACAGACTGCGCCCACTGTCGTCCAGCAGGTGCACGAGTCCCGAGGCCCGGTCGTAGACTACGAACTGCCGTCCTGCGGCCAGGTCGAAAAAGATCGGGTCCGTGGCGAAAGGAAGGTCCAGGCTGCCGCGTATCTCGCCCCGGTAGTCGATGCGCCAGACCTTGCGGTTGCCGCGGTCGGTCAGGTAGAGATAGAAACCGTCCGGACGGCTGAGAAACGACGGGTCGATAAACGCCTCGCCGCTCTCGGTGCCGTCCGTGCGCCACATCTCGCGCCCATCCCGCGGCGAAAACTTGTGCAGGCGGGCGTGCTCACGGTCGAGCACGAACACCTCGCCCGAGCCGCCCACAGCCAGACGCCAGGGCGTGAAGCTCTCCGCTCCGCCGGCTGGCAACAGCGGCAGCTCGACACGGGCGGTGAAACCGGGAACCGACCCGAGCAGGGCCAGGAAAGTCATTGTGACGAGCAGTCGGCGCATGGATGAAACCTTTCGCCGCCCGGCGCGAAAGTCAAGAGAATCGAAGCAGTTACCCCGGTTCCGTATTTGCTTGACTTGCCGGACCGGGAAAGCCAGATTTCTACGTGCGACGCACCGGTACGAGCGACTTTTTGGGGACCACATATCAAGCGGAGTGGAGAATGCTTTCTTCCAACGGCTTCGACAAGGCGACTTTCCCGAAGGATTTCCTCTGGGGCTCTGCCACCAGCGCCTACCAGGTGGAGGGCGGCAACTATAAAAACCAGTGGGCGCGTTGGGAAAGCCAGGGCAAGATCGAGAACGGCGAGCGCTGCGGCCGCAGCGCCAACCAGTACGAGCTTTACGAGGGCGATTTCGACCTGGCGGTCGAGTTGAAACACAACACCCACCGCCTGGGGCTCGAATGGAGCCGTCTGTGCCCCGAGGCCCCGGACCGTTTCGACGAGAAGGAAATCGCGCACTACCGCCTGGTGCTCGAAGCGCTCAAAAAGCGCGGGCTCACGGTTTTTCTGACCCTGCACCATTTCACCGAGCCGCTCTGGTTCTTCGACGCGGGCAGTTTCACCCGGTCCGGCGCTGAGCGCGACTTTGCGAAGTATGTGAGCCGCGTCGCCAAAGAGTTCGGCGACCTGGTGGATTTCTGGATCACGTTCAACGAGCCGCAGGTGGGGATGATGGGAACCTACTGGGCCGATTTCCCACCCGAGAAGAACGACCTGGAGCTGACCGCGCGCGAGTTCGCCGGGCGGCTGCGGGGGCACGCCGCGGCCCGCACCGCGATCAGGGAGCAGCGTCCCGGCGCCCGGGTGGGGTTTGTCAACTCGATCAGCGAGTTCCTTCCCCACCGGACCCAGGATTTTCTGGACACCACCTACGCCGGGCTGTACGACTACCTCTGGAACCGCATCTGGTACGAGGCCCCCACCACGGGCTGGATCAGCCTGCCCAGCGGCGGGCCCGACCAGTTCGTGCCGGAGCTGAAAGACTCCTGCGACTGGTGGGGGGTCAATTTCTACACCGATCAGCGGGTGGACTCGCGCGACCCGCGTGGCGTGACCAACGCCCTGCGCGGCGAGCGGGTGACCCAGATGGGCTGGACCTGGCAGCCGGCCGGCCTCTACCGGGCGCTGCAGCGCTACTCCAGCCTGGGCAAGCCGCTCTACGTGACCGAGAACGGGATCGGCACCCTGGATGACCTGGAGCGCGTGCGTTTCGTGGCCGACCACCTGCGGATTGTCTCGCTGGCGGTGGAGAACGGCATGGACATCCGGGGCTACCTCTACTGGTCGCTGATCGACAATTTCGAGTGGGCCAACGGGTTCCGTCCCCGGTTCGGGCTGATACACGTGGACTACGAGTCCCTGGCGCGCACGGTCAAGCCCAGCGGACGGTTCCTGGCCGAGGTGATTGAGGGCGGCGCGGTGACCAGGACCCTGATGGAGAAATACCTACCCGAGAGCTACCGGTTTTGAGACGGGGCATTTATTTTCAGTTCAGCCTCGATTCCCGCAGGGGCTGCCGTAAAAGGGCAGTCCCTTTTAATTTATGGAGGTACTTGAGATCAAAGGGAGCAGTAAAAATCTGACCGGCGCCAGGGGATATGGAATGCCAGGCCAGAGCGGGGAGATAGTATTCAAGCCTTATGATCAGAACCAGTTGAGCTTGCTGCCGCCGAGTTTTGAGGAGTTGGTCCACGCCAGTGCGGCTGGTGAACGAGGCGGTGGAACGGATGCATGTAGAGCCGTTGTTGAGAGGATATAAAGGCGTGGGGACATCGAGTTATCATCCGAAGATGTTGTTGAAAGCGTTAGTATACGGATACAGTCAGCAGATATATACATCTCGGCGGATAGCGAAGGCGTTACGAGAAAATGTGCATTTTATGTGGTTGAGTGGCGGGAACCGACCGGATTTTCGCACGATCAACCGGTTTCGGTCTTCACGTTTGAAGGCAGTGATAGATGAGGTGTTTGCGACGGTGGTGGCGTTGTTGGTGGAGGGAGGTCTTGTAGACCTGCGGGAATATTTTCTGGACGGGACAAAGGTAGAGGCGAATGCGAACCGTTGCAACTGCTGCGACAGCAGGCCAGAGAACGCCTGGAGTCTGAACAAGGCCGCTATTACAGGGCCAGACGGCCGGTGAAGGTTGAATCGGTCTTCGCTCAGATAAAACATAACCGCCAGTTCAGGCGCTTCCTGCTCCGCGGATTGGAAAAGGTAAACATCGAATACAGATTGGCAGCCATTGCACACAACTTGATAAATGGGGGAAATCCACACACTTTTCCCCCCATTTCATCAAGTCAACCTATCGATAAAAACTCCTAAAAACACACAACTAAAAAAACAGGACCATCCTCTTTCAGGATGGCCCTGTGTCGGAGCTTTTGGGACAACCCCAAGGTTTTTCAGGCGGCCGCAGGGGCTGCCCCTGTAGCGAATATAAATACAAAAAGGCCGTCCCCCGTGCCCTGGAGACGGCCTTCGCAATGCTGAACTGGAACCCTCTTACGCCATCCAGCGGCGCTCGCGGCCCAGGTCGGAGCCGAGCACGTCCAGCGCCAGGTTGACATCCTCCACGAGCTGGAAATCGTACATCCCCACGCAGATGAAATCGGCGCCGCTCTTGAACGAGTAGGGGAACGCCACCTTGGGCTCGATAGCCCCGGCGGCCAGGATCTTGAACGCGATCCAAGGCTCCTCCAGGCTCTTCATGTACTCCACGGTCTCGACCGGGTTGTCGCACCAGATGTTGTCGCACTCGGTCTCGCCCACCCGCGCCGACCAGTAGTCGACATGGTGCAGGGTCTTGACCCAGAAATCCGGCTTGATCCCCAGGGCCACGCAGGCCTTGACCGTATCCAGCTTGTGCGCGCCCACTCCGGCGGGAAGGCCCTGCGAGCGGATGTAGTCCACCGCCTTGCCGATGTCCTCGACCTTGCCCTCCTTGAGCAGGCGGTCGGAGATGCCGCCCTGGACGTAGCAGGCGTTCGCGCCGCCGTCCACGCTCACCTTGATCCCCTCGATCGCGTCCCCGCCGTAGGCGCAGTCCGAGATGAACTGGATCTTGCCACCCTCGCGCCGCCAGTACTCGTTGATCACGCGGGCCAGCACCGGGTTGGTGATGATCGCGTTCACGCCGCAGCGCTCGGCGAGCTGGAAAGTCTCGAACACTTTCTGGTCCGTGTGGTAGGCCTTGACCAGCTGCGAGGCGTAGATCAGGTCGCGGGCGTGGGCCCAGCCGCCGATCAGGTTGCCGCCCAGGATCATCCGGCTGAGCGGCATGTCCTTGATCTTGCCCTGGGGCAGGCTGCCCTTGAGCTCCTTGAGGCCGGAGAAATGGAAAGTCTTTATCGTGGCGCTGGTTACGGCCTCGGCGCCCTGGGCCGCCAGGAGGTGCTTTTCCTCCCAGCTCTCCCAGCCGCGCTTTTTCAGCACGGAGTAGACAAACCCGCCGAACACCGGCAGGGTGATGAGCGGGGTGAGTATCTGCCGCCGGCTGACCAGTCCGGGCGGGACCGGGGCGTTTTTCACGCTGTCCATCACCGGGTTGGCTTTCGC
This genomic stretch from bacterium harbors:
- a CDS encoding family 1 glycosylhydrolase, whose product is MLSSNGFDKATFPKDFLWGSATSAYQVEGGNYKNQWARWESQGKIENGERCGRSANQYELYEGDFDLAVELKHNTHRLGLEWSRLCPEAPDRFDEKEIAHYRLVLEALKKRGLTVFLTLHHFTEPLWFFDAGSFTRSGAERDFAKYVSRVAKEFGDLVDFWITFNEPQVGMMGTYWADFPPEKNDLELTAREFAGRLRGHAAARTAIREQRPGARVGFVNSISEFLPHRTQDFLDTTYAGLYDYLWNRIWYEAPTTGWISLPSGGPDQFVPELKDSCDWWGVNFYTDQRVDSRDPRGVTNALRGERVTQMGWTWQPAGLYRALQRYSSLGKPLYVTENGIGTLDDLERVRFVADHLRIVSLAVENGMDIRGYLYWSLIDNFEWANGFRPRFGLIHVDYESLARTVKPSGRFLAEVIEGGAVTRTLMEKYLPESYRF
- a CDS encoding transposase, which encodes MHVEPLLRGYKGVGTSSYHPKMLLKALVYGYSQQIYTSRRIAKALRENVHFMWLSGGNRPDFRTINRFRSSRLKAVIDEVFATVVALLVEGGLVDLREYFLDGTKVEANANRCNCCDSRPENAWSLNKAAITGPDGR
- a CDS encoding transposase, whose translation is MQLLRQQARERLESEQGRYYRARRPVKVESVFAQIKHNRQFRRFLLRGLEKVNIEYRLAAIAHNLINGGNPHTFPPISSSQPIDKNS
- a CDS encoding DoxX family protein, producing the protein MENERNSTLTTVQLSFLTVLRIAIGWHFLYEGVVKLLDPSWSAAGYLDSSRVFGWIVANPNLMSIVDKLNAWGLTLVGLGLMFGAFSRVAAAGGILLLAMYYTAHPPLIRMPLTTHTEGSYLLIDKNLVEALALVVISLFPTGKFLGLDGLFASRRGAAAPKPEPAAAKANPVMDSVKNAPVPPGLVSRRQILTPLITLPVFGGFVYSVLKKRGWESWEEKHLLAAQGAEAVTSATIKTFHFSGLKELKGSLPQGKIKDMPLSRMILGGNLIGGWAHARDLIYASQLVKAYHTDQKVFETFQLAERCGVNAIITNPVLARVINEYWRREGGKIQFISDCAYGGDAIEGIKVSVDGGANACYVQGGISDRLLKEGKVEDIGKAVDYIRSQGLPAGVGAHKLDTVKACVALGIKPDFWVKTLHHVDYWSARVGETECDNIWCDNPVETVEYMKSLEEPWIAFKILAAGAIEPKVAFPYSFKSGADFICVGMYDFQLVEDVNLALDVLGSDLGRERRWMA